A portion of the Macaca mulatta isolate MMU2019108-1 chromosome 4, T2T-MMU8v2.0, whole genome shotgun sequence genome contains these proteins:
- the DAXX gene encoding death domain-associated protein 6 isoform X1, whose amino-acid sequence MRGSEICGEGRLERRFLSIIVLDDDDEDEAAAQPGPSHPLPSTASPGAEAPSSSEPHGARGSSSSGGKKCYKLENEKLFQEFLELCKTQTADHPEVVPFLSNRQQRAHSLFLASAEFCNILSRVLSRAQSRPSKLYVYINELCTVLKAHSAKKKLNLAPAATTSNEPSGNNPPTHLSLDPTNAENTASQAPRTRGSRRQIQRLEQLLALYVAEIKRLQEKELDLSELDDPDSTYLQEARLKRKLIRLFGRLCELKDCSSLTGRVIEQRITYRGTRYPEVNRRIERLINKPGPDTFPDYGDVLRAVEKAAARHSLGLPRQQLQLMAQDAFRDVGIRLQERRHLDLIYNFGCHLTDDYRPGIDPALSDPVLARRLRENRSLAMSRLDEVISKYAMLQDKSEEGERKKRRARLQGTSSHSEDTPASLDSGEGPSGMASQGCPSASKAETDDEEDEESDEEEEEDEEEEEEEEEEEEATDSEEEEDLEQMQEGQEDDEEEEEEEEAAGKDGDGSPMSSPQISTEKNLEPGKQISRSSGEQQNKVSPLLLSEEPLAPSSIDAESNGEQPEELTLEEESPVSQLFELEIEALPLDTPSSVEMDISSSRKQSEEPFTTVLENGAGMVSSTSFNGGVSPHNWGDSGPPCKKSRKEKKQTGSGPLGNSYVERQRSVHEKNGKKICTLPSPPSPLASLAPVADSSTRVDSPSHGLVTSSLCIPSPAQLSQTPQSQPPRPSTYKTSVATQCDPEEIIVLSDSD is encoded by the exons CATCATTGTGCTGGATGATGATGACGAAGATGAAGCAGCTGCTCAGCCAGGGCCCTCCCACCCACTCCCCAGTACAGCCTCACCAGGGGCAGAAGCCCCTAGCTCTTCTGAGCCTCATGGGGCCAGAGGAAGCAGTAGTTCGGGCGGCAAGAAGTGCTACAAGCTGGAGAATGAGAAGCTGTTCCAAGAG TTCCTTGAACTTTGTAAGACGCAGACAGCGGAccaccctgaggtggtcccaTTCCTCTCTAACCGGCAGCAACGTGCCCACTCTCTGTTTTTGGCCTCGGCGGAGTTCTGCAACATCCTCTCTCGGGTCCTATCTCGGGCCCAGAGCCGGCCATCTAAGCTCTATGTCTACATCAATGAGCTCTGCACTGTTCTCAAGGCCCACTCAGCCAAAAAGAAGCTGAACTTGGCCCCTGCTGCCACCACGTCCAATGAGCCCTCTGGGAATAACCCTCCCACACACCTCTCCTTGGACCCCACAAATGCTGAAAACACTGCCTCTCAGGCCCCAAGGACCCGTGGTTCCCGGCGGCAGATCCAGCGCTTGGAGCAGCTGCTGGCGCTCTATGTGGCAGAGATCAAGCGGCTGCAGGAAAAGGAGTTGGATCTCTCAGAATTGGATGACCCAGACTCCACATACCTGCAGGAGGCACGGTTGAAGCGTAAGCTAATCCGCCTCTTTGGGCGACTATGTGAGCTGAAAGACTGCTCTTCACTGACCGGCCGTGTCATAGAGCAGCGCATCACCTACCGTGGCACCCGCTACCCAGAGGTTAACAGGCGCATTGAGCGGCTCATCAACAAGCCAGGGCCTGATACCTTCCCTGACTATGGGGATGTGCTTCGGGCAGTAGAGAAGGCAGCTGCCCGAcacagccttggcctcccccGACAGCAGCTCCAGCTCATGGCTCAGGATGCCTTCCGAGATGTGGGCATCAGGTTACAGGAACGACGTCACCTCGATCTCATCTACAACTTTGGCTGCCACCTCACAGATGACTATAGGCCAG GCATTGACCCTGCACTATCAGATCCTGTGTTGGCCCGGCGCCTTCGGGAAAACCGGAGTTTGGCCATGAGTCGGCTGGATGAGGTCATCTCCAAATATGCAATGTTGCAAGACAAAAGTGAGGAGGgcgagagaaaaaagagaagagctcGGCTCCAAGGCACCTCTTCCCACTCTGAAGACACCCCCGCCTCCTTGGATTCTGGTGAG GGCCCTAGTGGAATGGCATCCCAGGGGTGCCCTTCTGCCTCCAAAGCTGAGACAGATGACGAAGAAGATGAAGAGagtgatgaggaagaggaggaggatgaggaggaggaggaggaagaagaagaagaggaggaggccacagattctgaagaggaggaggatctGGAACAGATGCAGGAGGGTCAGGAGGacgatgaagaggaggaggaagaggaagaagcagcAG gtAAAGATGGAGACGGGAGCCCCATGTCCTCACCACAGATCTCCACTGAAAAGAACCTGGAACCTGGCAAACAGATCAGCAGGTCTTCAGGGGAGCAGCAAAACAAAGTGTCACCCTTGTTACTGTCAGAAGAACCCCTGGCCCCCTCCAGCATAGATGCTGAAAGCAATGGAGAACAGCCTGAGGAGCTGACCCTGGAGGAAGAAAGCCCTGTGTCTCAGCTCTTTGAGCTAGAGATTGAAGCTTTGCCCCTGGATACCCCTTCCTCTGTGGAGATGGACATTTCCTCTTCCAGGAAGCAATCAGAGGAGCCCTTCACCACTGTCTTAGAGAATGGGGCAGGCATGGTCTCTTCTACTTCCTTCAATGGAGGCGTCTCTCCTCACAACTGGGGAGATTCTGGTCCCCCCTGCAAAAAATCTCGGAAGGAGAAGAAGCAAACAGGATCAGGGCCATTAGGAAACAG CTATGTGGAAAGGCAAAGGTCAGTGCATGAGAAGAATGGGAAAAAGATATGTACCCTGCCCAGCCCACCTTCCCCCTTGGCTTCCTTGGCTCCGGTTGCTGATTCCTCCACGAGGGTGGACTCTCCCAGCCATGGCCTGGTGACCAGCTCCCTCTGCATCCCTTCTCCAGCCCAGCTGTCCCAAACCCCCCAATCACAACCTCCTCGGCCCAGTACTTACAAG ACAAGTGTGGCCACACAATGCGATCCAGAAGAGATCATCGTGCTCTCAGACTCTGATTAG
- the ZBTB22 gene encoding zinc finger and BTB domain-containing protein 22, with protein MEPSPLSPSGAALPLPLSLAPPPLPLPAAAVVHVSFPEVTSALLESLNQQRLQGQLCDVSIRVQGREFRAHRAVLAASSPYFHDQVLLKGMTSISLPSVMDPGAFETVLASAYTGRLSMAAADIVNFLTVGSVLQMWHIVDKCTELLREGRASATTTITTAAATSVTVPGAGVPSGSGGTVAPATMGSARSHASSRASENQSPSSSNYFSPRESTDFSSSSQEAFAASAVGSGERRGGGPVFPAPVVGSGGATSGKLLLEADELCDDGGDGRGAVVPGTGVRRPTYTPPSIVPQKHWVYVKRGGNCPAPAPLVPQDPDLEEEEEEEDLVLTCEDDEDEELGGSSRVPVGGGPEATLSISDVRTLSEPPDKGEEQVNFCESSNDFGPYEGGGPGAGLDDSGGPTPSSYAPSHPPRPLLPLDMQGNQILVFPSSSSSSSQAPGQPPGNQAEHGAVTGGGTSVGSLGVPGSVGGVPGGTGSGDGNKIFLCHCGKAFSHKSMRDRHVNMHLNLRPFDCPVCNKKFKMKHHLTEHMKTHTGLKPYECGVCAKKFMWRDSFMRHRGHCERRHRLGGGGAGPGPGTPTGPSLPSKRESSGTGGGSGDEASAATPPSSRRVWSPPSVHKVEMGFSGGGGAN; from the coding sequence ATGGAGCCatctcctctgtctcccagtgGGGCAGCACTTCCCCTGCCGCTGTCGCTGGCTCCGCCCCCACTACCCCTGCCAGCAGCTGCTGTGGTACATGTGTCCTTCCCTGAGGTGACCAGTGCCCTCCTGGAGTCCCTCAATCAGCAGCGTCTGCAGGGCCAGCTCTGCGATGTGTCTATCCGAGTGCAGGGCCGTGAGTTCCGGGCTCATCGGGCTGTCCTGGCTGCCTCCTCCCCTTACTTCCATGATCAGGTCCTACTCAAGGGCATGACCTCCATCTCACTGCCCAGTGTCATGGACCCAGGCGCCTTTGAGACTGTCCTAGCCTCCGCTTACACTGGCCGCCTCAGCATGGCTGCTGCTGACATTGTCAACTTCCTCACAGTGGGGTCTGTGCTCCAAATGTGGCACATTGTGGACAAGTGCACTGAACTACTCCGAGAAGGCCGGGCCTCagctaccaccaccatcactactgCTGCAGCCACCTCTGTCACTGTCCCTGGTGCTGGGGTCCCATCCGGGAGTGGGGGCACTGTGGCCCCTGCTACCATGGGCTCTGCACGCTCCCATGCTTCCAGCCGGGCCAGTGAGAATCAATCTCCCAGCAGCAGCAACTACTTCAGCCCCAGGGAGTCCACTGATTTCTCATCTTCCTCTCAAGAGGCATTTGCAGCTTCTGCAGTGGGCAGTGGGGAGCGTCGAGGAGGTGGCCCTGTGTTCCCAGCCCCTGTCGTTGGCAGTGGGGGGGCCACATCTGGAAAGCTGCTGCTGGAGGCAGATGAGCTGTGCGATGATGGTGGGGATGGGAGGGGGGCAGTGGTTCCTGGGACTGGGGTCCGGAGACCCACCTACACACCCCCTAGCATCGTGCCACAGAAACACTGGGTATACGTGAAGCGAGGTGGTAATTGCCCAGCACCAGCACCGCTGGTTCCCCAAGACCCAGatctggaggaggaagaggaagaggaagacctGGTGTTGACCTGTGAGGATGATGAAGATGAAGAGCTAGGGGGTAGCTCCAGGGTTCCAGTAGGGGGAGGGCCTGAGGCTACCCTCAGCATAAGTGATGTCCGTACCCTGAGTGAGCCCCCAGACAAGGGAGAGGAGCAGGTTAACTTCTGTGAGTCCTCCAATGACTTTGGCCCATACGAGGGTGGGGGTCCTGGGGCAGGTCTTGATGACTCAGGGGGGCCAACTCCCTCTTCCTATgcaccctcccaccctcctcGACCACTTCTTCCCTTGGACATGCAGGGCAACCAGATCTTGGTCTTCCCGTCgtcttcatcctcctcctcacAGGCTCCTGGCCAACCACCAGGGAACCAAGCAGAACACGGGGCAGTGACTGGGGGGGGCACGTCGGTGGGGAGCCTGGGTGTGCCGGGTAGCGTTGGGGGGGTCCCTGGAGGGACTGGCAGCGGGGACGGGAATAAGATCTTTCTGTGCCATTGTGGGAAGGCCTTCTCCCACAAGAGCATGCGGGACCGGCACGTGAACATGCATCTCAATCTGCGGCCGTTTGACTGCCCCGTGTGCAACAAAAAGTTCAAGATGAAGCACCATCTGACTGAGCACATGAAGACGCACACAGGTCTCAAGCCCTACGAGTGCGGAGTCTGCGCCAAGAAGTTCATGTGGCGAGACAGCTTCATGCGCCACCGAGGACACTGTGAGCGCCGGCACCGCCTGGGTGGGGGCGGAGCCGGACCTGGGCCTGGGACGCCCACGGGGCCTTCCTTGCCTTCTAAGAGAGAGTCTTCCGGAACGGGCGGGGGCAGCGGCGATGAAGCAAGTGCGGCCACGCCCCCGTCCAGTAGACGTGTCTGGTCCCCACCCAGCGTCCACAAGGTGGAGATGGGCTTCAGTGGAGGTGGAGGAGCAAACTGA
- the DAXX gene encoding death domain-associated protein 6 isoform X2, with protein sequence MATANSIIVLDDDDEDEAAAQPGPSHPLPSTASPGAEAPSSSEPHGARGSSSSGGKKCYKLENEKLFQEFLELCKTQTADHPEVVPFLSNRQQRAHSLFLASAEFCNILSRVLSRAQSRPSKLYVYINELCTVLKAHSAKKKLNLAPAATTSNEPSGNNPPTHLSLDPTNAENTASQAPRTRGSRRQIQRLEQLLALYVAEIKRLQEKELDLSELDDPDSTYLQEARLKRKLIRLFGRLCELKDCSSLTGRVIEQRITYRGTRYPEVNRRIERLINKPGPDTFPDYGDVLRAVEKAAARHSLGLPRQQLQLMAQDAFRDVGIRLQERRHLDLIYNFGCHLTDDYRPGIDPALSDPVLARRLRENRSLAMSRLDEVISKYAMLQDKSEEGERKKRRARLQGTSSHSEDTPASLDSGEGPSGMASQGCPSASKAETDDEEDEESDEEEEEDEEEEEEEEEEEEATDSEEEEDLEQMQEGQEDDEEEEEEEEAAGKDGDGSPMSSPQISTEKNLEPGKQISRSSGEQQNKVSPLLLSEEPLAPSSIDAESNGEQPEELTLEEESPVSQLFELEIEALPLDTPSSVEMDISSSRKQSEEPFTTVLENGAGMVSSTSFNGGVSPHNWGDSGPPCKKSRKEKKQTGSGPLGNSYVERQRSVHEKNGKKICTLPSPPSPLASLAPVADSSTRVDSPSHGLVTSSLCIPSPAQLSQTPQSQPPRPSTYKTSVATQCDPEEIIVLSDSD encoded by the exons ATGGCCACCGCTAACAGCATCATTGTGCTGGATGATGATGACGAAGATGAAGCAGCTGCTCAGCCAGGGCCCTCCCACCCACTCCCCAGTACAGCCTCACCAGGGGCAGAAGCCCCTAGCTCTTCTGAGCCTCATGGGGCCAGAGGAAGCAGTAGTTCGGGCGGCAAGAAGTGCTACAAGCTGGAGAATGAGAAGCTGTTCCAAGAG TTCCTTGAACTTTGTAAGACGCAGACAGCGGAccaccctgaggtggtcccaTTCCTCTCTAACCGGCAGCAACGTGCCCACTCTCTGTTTTTGGCCTCGGCGGAGTTCTGCAACATCCTCTCTCGGGTCCTATCTCGGGCCCAGAGCCGGCCATCTAAGCTCTATGTCTACATCAATGAGCTCTGCACTGTTCTCAAGGCCCACTCAGCCAAAAAGAAGCTGAACTTGGCCCCTGCTGCCACCACGTCCAATGAGCCCTCTGGGAATAACCCTCCCACACACCTCTCCTTGGACCCCACAAATGCTGAAAACACTGCCTCTCAGGCCCCAAGGACCCGTGGTTCCCGGCGGCAGATCCAGCGCTTGGAGCAGCTGCTGGCGCTCTATGTGGCAGAGATCAAGCGGCTGCAGGAAAAGGAGTTGGATCTCTCAGAATTGGATGACCCAGACTCCACATACCTGCAGGAGGCACGGTTGAAGCGTAAGCTAATCCGCCTCTTTGGGCGACTATGTGAGCTGAAAGACTGCTCTTCACTGACCGGCCGTGTCATAGAGCAGCGCATCACCTACCGTGGCACCCGCTACCCAGAGGTTAACAGGCGCATTGAGCGGCTCATCAACAAGCCAGGGCCTGATACCTTCCCTGACTATGGGGATGTGCTTCGGGCAGTAGAGAAGGCAGCTGCCCGAcacagccttggcctcccccGACAGCAGCTCCAGCTCATGGCTCAGGATGCCTTCCGAGATGTGGGCATCAGGTTACAGGAACGACGTCACCTCGATCTCATCTACAACTTTGGCTGCCACCTCACAGATGACTATAGGCCAG GCATTGACCCTGCACTATCAGATCCTGTGTTGGCCCGGCGCCTTCGGGAAAACCGGAGTTTGGCCATGAGTCGGCTGGATGAGGTCATCTCCAAATATGCAATGTTGCAAGACAAAAGTGAGGAGGgcgagagaaaaaagagaagagctcGGCTCCAAGGCACCTCTTCCCACTCTGAAGACACCCCCGCCTCCTTGGATTCTGGTGAG GGCCCTAGTGGAATGGCATCCCAGGGGTGCCCTTCTGCCTCCAAAGCTGAGACAGATGACGAAGAAGATGAAGAGagtgatgaggaagaggaggaggatgaggaggaggaggaggaagaagaagaagaggaggaggccacagattctgaagaggaggaggatctGGAACAGATGCAGGAGGGTCAGGAGGacgatgaagaggaggaggaagaggaagaagcagcAG gtAAAGATGGAGACGGGAGCCCCATGTCCTCACCACAGATCTCCACTGAAAAGAACCTGGAACCTGGCAAACAGATCAGCAGGTCTTCAGGGGAGCAGCAAAACAAAGTGTCACCCTTGTTACTGTCAGAAGAACCCCTGGCCCCCTCCAGCATAGATGCTGAAAGCAATGGAGAACAGCCTGAGGAGCTGACCCTGGAGGAAGAAAGCCCTGTGTCTCAGCTCTTTGAGCTAGAGATTGAAGCTTTGCCCCTGGATACCCCTTCCTCTGTGGAGATGGACATTTCCTCTTCCAGGAAGCAATCAGAGGAGCCCTTCACCACTGTCTTAGAGAATGGGGCAGGCATGGTCTCTTCTACTTCCTTCAATGGAGGCGTCTCTCCTCACAACTGGGGAGATTCTGGTCCCCCCTGCAAAAAATCTCGGAAGGAGAAGAAGCAAACAGGATCAGGGCCATTAGGAAACAG CTATGTGGAAAGGCAAAGGTCAGTGCATGAGAAGAATGGGAAAAAGATATGTACCCTGCCCAGCCCACCTTCCCCCTTGGCTTCCTTGGCTCCGGTTGCTGATTCCTCCACGAGGGTGGACTCTCCCAGCCATGGCCTGGTGACCAGCTCCCTCTGCATCCCTTCTCCAGCCCAGCTGTCCCAAACCCCCCAATCACAACCTCCTCGGCCCAGTACTTACAAG ACAAGTGTGGCCACACAATGCGATCCAGAAGAGATCATCGTGCTCTCAGACTCTGATTAG